The Nitrospira sp. region CGATGTTCTGATTCATCCCTGCGGACGGCAGCGTACGCTGATTGGCCAACACGACATAGAGATGAGTCTGGCGGACAAAGAACCCTCCGGAGGTGATCGCCAGCCCGACGCTCGCATCAGCGACGCGACGGTAAAACGTGACAAGTTCCTCCGGCCTCGCCTGCTCGATGGCACGGCTGAGTTGGGGCGCGAGGCGCTGGATTTCTATCGTGGAGAACGCAGGAGACTCCTGGGTGTTCCCCATGGTGATCGGCGACATGACGCCTCGTCTCGGGACGACGCGTAGGCCGGAGAGGACCTGCGTGATCTGCTCCGTCGTGATGCGTGCCGGGTGGCTATGGCCATTTCTTGCCCGTTTGTCGACATGCAAACGGACGGAGGTGATCGGATCCTGATAAACCTGGCGGGACTGCGGCAATCCGGCACAGCCAGGCAAGAGAAGAAGACCCACGCCACACAAAGCGAATAGCCGGTATCGGAAGGGATTTGTCCTCACAGAGCTTTTTCCCTCTGCATTCCCTTTTGATCGGTCAGTCGGTGCCGGGTCTCTCCAGAGTCTTGCAGTGGCGGCCGCCATGCCCCACCTACCTCCGCGGCGCGTTGCATCTCAAGTGATGGTTCTGGGCTTGCCATCATGGCGCCATGGCTCAATCTCAACGCCTGCCGGTTCCTCGTCACATGAACGCCTGTCAGCGGATACAAACCTGCCCGGCCGACCATCTCTTGCCCTTCCCAGCTATTGATGAACGATAGAAACTCGCTGACGACTTGATCAAGCTCCTCCTTCAGACTCTTCTTCACGTAAAGATAGAGGGGCCGACTTAGAGGATACACTTCGGACAGCACGTTGTCCTGCGACGGCAACAAGGCCGGCTCACCGGGCTTGCTTGCGATCGGCACCAGGCGAACCGATGGCATCTGAAACCCGACCCCGGCATAGCCGATCGCCAAGGAATCTTGTGCGATGGCGAGAACCGTGGAGGCGGAACCCGGTTGCTCGATCACCTCCTCGTTGAGTTCACCGTCAAGCAGCGCCAGATGCTTGAACACGGCGCGGGTGCCCGAGCGTTTGTCGCGCCCGTACAGACGAAGCGGCTGCTGCGCCAGCGCCCCTTCAAGGAGACCGGCCTGCTTCCACGTCACAACGGGGGCATGGCCTCGCTTGCGCTCTTTCCCAAAGATGCCATCCAGCTGCGCCAAGGTCAGTTGCGGCAGGGGATTATCTTTGTGGACGTAGATTGCCAGGGCGTCCATTGCGATCGGAATGCCGATGGGACGATAGCCATGATTGCTTTCGAATCCGGCGAGTTCATCCTCGGTTAACCCACGAGACGAAGCGAGTAGCTCGACCCGAGTGGCGCCTTCATTGCCTTTCCCTCGAGCTTTGTCCCCACGTCGCTGGTAGGAATGGCCTAATTGAAACTCCCGGATTGCGGCATGTGTGCCGACACCGTCCACGGCGATCTTTATGCCAGGATGACTGCTCATGAACCGGGCGGCCAACTTCGAGACGAGCGGATTCATCGTGTCTGATCCCGCGATGCTGAGTCGGCCCGTCAGGCCATCATGATCAGGGATGTAGCGCTCAATGGTGGAATCCAGCGCAAGTCCTCCGGGCTGAGTAATTCCCCCTTGTTCAGCCAAGCCGTGCAGCGGGAAAAGGGGTAAGCAGAGCAGACTCGTGAGGAAGAGCATCCGGACTCCTGTCTTATCCGCGCGTCGTGGCATTCACTGTCCTCCTACGAATGGATGCGAGGTCATTCAAGTCATTTCAATTCGAGCGTCCGCCTGGGTGAGGTGATCAATTCCAAAACCATTGCGCTTGAAATCGCAGTTGTGAGGCGTCGAAATCGTCTTGAGGGCGCCCGACGACCAACTGCGAATTCAACCCGTTCTTGATGACATAATCGGCCATCAATCGGAGGTGCGTATCCGGCTCCCACACCAAACCGAAGTTCCAAGTCCGTGATTGGCCGTCGGGCGCGCCATTGAGCGATTTGAACCCGCCGTAGTACTCGCCCCAGCGAATATAGGGCGTCAGCATGCCGACATCGGAATAGCGCCAAGTGTAGTATCCCTGTACATAGCCGCCGTGCAGGCTGGCTTCATCGATGAAGCCTGTTTGGGCGTTCCGCTTGGGACCACGACCGACGGTAAATTCGGCCAGGAAGCCCCAGGGCTGCGGTGGGGTCCACAGATAGGCGGTCACACGCTGGTCCTTAACATCACAGCCTCCTTCCTTGTTCAAACTATTGTGACATCGCGCCGCGCTCGCTACCGCTGGTTGACTGGCCCCTTGCACCGAGAACGTGCCATGAAATGCCATGACGCCGGTTTCCAGCAGCCGCCCGTTTTGAAACTCAAACGGATAGGCCAGCTTCGCCCCGACGTGCTTGTCCTTGTTCAATTCGTCACGGTTTCGAGCCTGACCGTTGTAGACCATGATCCCGAACACTCCGTAATCTCCCGGACCATTGTGATAAGCAGCCAGCTCGGTGAACCGTTCCTGCGCGATCTTTGGGCTCCAATAGTAGGCGATGCCTAGGTCTCGCTCGCCGGGAGCCCCACTCTGGATTGATTCGTGCCGATCCAGCTCTTGCCGGTTTGTGCTGGAGCGGTAGGTATCGAAGGCGTTCGGCACGCGATGCAGCCCGAGTCGCACACGGTGCACGCGGTCAGTCGTGAGATAGTAGTCCATGTAGGCGTCGATGATTTCTCGATTCGACAATTGCTGCTGCCCTCCCTCCAGCGCGAACTGGGTGAAGAAGGCGATTCGCTCTGATACCTGGCCTTGCAACACTAGCCGCAAGCGCCTCACGAAAAATTCGTTGCCCTGCTGGTCTCCGAAAGGGTCGTTCAAAGGGAGATCGAACTTGCCGTCGCTCGCGCCAAGGTTATAGCGAAACTGGCCGTACCCGTTGATGCGAATCCGCTCGTACCAGCGGGGATTCCCGGCCATTTGCATCTCGGCCGACTGCTCGAAGACGCGGCGTTCTTCTTCCGCCTTCAACCGAACCCAGTCATCCTGCGTAATGACCCCCCTTCCCAGCAGAAGATTTTCGAGCGTGGCGCTCTGGATCGTCACACGCTGGCCGGAACCAGCGCGGCCGCCGTCGGAAGCCTGAGGACCACTCGACTCCGGCTGGAGACCAGCGACAGGCGGTTCGGACGCTGCAGCAGCAGTAGCGCTGAGCATTCCCACGATGAACACCAGACAACACGCGTAGGGAATTTCAAACCTCCAAGACGACAACGCCACAGAATCCTCCTCGATTGACCACAAGCCATTCCCCGCAGAAGCTCTATGAGAAGAGTCTGCGTAGCTGCATAGAAGTATGTTGATGAGTCCATGTATGAACGCGATCAAGCCAGGTTCAATCCCGTGTATCACGTTATATTGGAGGGAAACTGTGAGACCGCTTACAATAGCCCTCGGACGAAGAAAACGTAGGCGAGTGCGGAAAGAAGCGCGGAAGCAGGGAGCGTGACGACCCACGCGAGGACCATGTCCCGGACGGTCGTCCAACGTACGGCGCTCATGCCTTTCAACAACCCGATTCCAATAATGGCCGAGCTGCTGACGTGCGTCGTTGAGACAGGCAGCCCCATCAAGGCCGAGACGAACACGAGAGACGAGGTTGTGAGATTTGCGGACAATCCTTCGCTGTGATTCATCTGAGTAACCTTTTCAGCCAGAACTTTTGTAACGCGGAGTCCTCCGAGGTAGCTGCCGAGCCCCATGGCCACCGCGACGCCGATGATCGCGGCACTCTGCGCTGCTACGCTGGGCCATGATGCGATGGCGCTCCCGAGCAATAACATCGCGGCAATCTTGGGCGCGTCATTCGTCCCACGCGCCAAGGAGGCCAACCCGCTCGAACACCAATGAATGCTGTCCATTCCAACCATGAGCCCGTTCAGTCCAGCCCGGTCGCACTGAGCAGGAACAGCCATCACAGGTCGCCCCAGCGTCATCGTTTGAAACAGGGTTCGTGTTGCACCCTGTCCATCGATCATGACCAGCGCCCGAGCCGTCGGCATCACACACAGACACGTTCCCTCCCAACGAGCCGCGAGCCTTCGTGTGAGTGGATGCAGCACGAGAGAGAGCGCCAACGCCAGCAGAGGGCTCAGAATGAGCGGCAGCACAATTTTCTTTCCAATCCCCTCCCAGAGCAGTCCCTCTCTCCCAAATGCGATGAGGCCCGCCCCGACGATCGCCCCAGTCAGCGCATGAGTGGTCGAAACGGGCAGTCCGGTCCACGAAGCGACGAGGACCCAGAGCATGGCGCCAACGAGCACGGCCACAACGAGTTTGGGCGAAGCAGAGACGCCAGGTGCCAGCAATCCTTGACTGAAGGTCTTGACCATTGCCGTGGCGATCACTCCTGAGAGCACAGCACCAAGGACCGTCCATGCTGTCCCCCAGAGAATGGCCGTGCGATACCCCGTCACCCCGCTTCCAACAAGGGTGGCGATGGCCTTGGAGACATCATTGGCTCCATTGGCAAACGCCAATGCCAGCAGCAGCACGAATGCGACGACCGAGACATCCATGGATTCGTCCTATCCTCTCGATGCTGTTCCAGCGACCGCCCCGCCGCAGGAGGAGCCTGAGCCGGCTGTACAGCCATAGCAGTGGTTGCGCATGACGATCTGGCGTTGATTCAGTTGAGCCGGATCAAAGTCGCGGATATGGGCAGGCGCGCCCTGGCTCACTGGCAGTTCGAGCATCTGATTGAAGTCGCAGTCATAGAGCGTGCCATCCCACCCGATGGAAATCATTGATCGGCACATCACACCGGCGGCCGCTGTGGGATTGAATGCAGTAGCCAACCGCTCCATATACTGCTCGTAGTTGCC contains the following coding sequences:
- a CDS encoding PstS family phosphate ABC transporter substrate-binding protein, whose product is MPRRADKTGVRMLFLTSLLCLPLFPLHGLAEQGGITQPGGLALDSTIERYIPDHDGLTGRLSIAGSDTMNPLVSKLAARFMSSHPGIKIAVDGVGTHAAIREFQLGHSYQRRGDKARGKGNEGATRVELLASSRGLTEDELAGFESNHGYRPIGIPIAMDALAIYVHKDNPLPQLTLAQLDGIFGKERKRGHAPVVTWKQAGLLEGALAQQPLRLYGRDKRSGTRAVFKHLALLDGELNEEVIEQPGSASTVLAIAQDSLAIGYAGVGFQMPSVRLVPIASKPGEPALLPSQDNVLSEVYPLSRPLYLYVKKSLKEELDQVVSEFLSFINSWEGQEMVGRAGLYPLTGVHVTRNRQALRLSHGAMMASPEPSLEMQRAAEVGGAWRPPLQDSGETRHRLTDQKGMQREKAL
- a CDS encoding porin is translated as MALSSWRFEIPYACCLVFIVGMLSATAAAASEPPVAGLQPESSGPQASDGGRAGSGQRVTIQSATLENLLLGRGVITQDDWVRLKAEEERRVFEQSAEMQMAGNPRWYERIRINGYGQFRYNLGASDGKFDLPLNDPFGDQQGNEFFVRRLRLVLQGQVSERIAFFTQFALEGGQQQLSNREIIDAYMDYYLTTDRVHRVRLGLHRVPNAFDTYRSSTNRQELDRHESIQSGAPGERDLGIAYYWSPKIAQERFTELAAYHNGPGDYGVFGIMVYNGQARNRDELNKDKHVGAKLAYPFEFQNGRLLETGVMAFHGTFSVQGASQPAVASAARCHNSLNKEGGCDVKDQRVTAYLWTPPQPWGFLAEFTVGRGPKRNAQTGFIDEASLHGGYVQGYYTWRYSDVGMLTPYIRWGEYYGGFKSLNGAPDGQSRTWNFGLVWEPDTHLRLMADYVIKNGLNSQLVVGRPQDDFDASQLRFQAQWFWN
- a CDS encoding inorganic phosphate transporter; this translates as MDVSVVAFVLLLALAFANGANDVSKAIATLVGSGVTGYRTAILWGTAWTVLGAVLSGVIATAMVKTFSQGLLAPGVSASPKLVVAVLVGAMLWVLVASWTGLPVSTTHALTGAIVGAGLIAFGREGLLWEGIGKKIVLPLILSPLLALALSLVLHPLTRRLAARWEGTCLCVMPTARALVMIDGQGATRTLFQTMTLGRPVMAVPAQCDRAGLNGLMVGMDSIHWCSSGLASLARGTNDAPKIAAMLLLGSAIASWPSVAAQSAAIIGVAVAMGLGSYLGGLRVTKVLAEKVTQMNHSEGLSANLTTSSLVFVSALMGLPVSTTHVSSSAIIGIGLLKGMSAVRWTTVRDMVLAWVVTLPASALLSALAYVFFVRGLL